The Micromonospora sp. NBC_00421 genome contains a region encoding:
- a CDS encoding GNAT family N-acetyltransferase, producing MTVTFVLRVGVAAASLFPALVELYGVVYAEPPYGEGPEEVSRFADGLPGEAQRPGFRLVAAQDGALLVGAAYGWTMPAGVWWSRADADPPAEVRAASKFAVMEWIVDPRWRGRGVGAGLMRRLLAGRAEGYATLASNPRSDARQVYARNGWRRVGGSRLEWGPAMDLLVLPLAHGRPAR from the coding sequence GTGACTGTCACGTTTGTGCTTCGCGTTGGGGTGGCTGCCGCGTCCCTGTTCCCGGCGTTGGTCGAGCTGTATGGGGTGGTGTATGCGGAGCCGCCGTATGGGGAGGGCCCGGAGGAGGTGTCTCGGTTTGCCGACGGCCTGCCAGGTGAGGCGCAACGTCCTGGCTTCAGGCTGGTGGCGGCTCAGGATGGTGCTCTGCTGGTGGGGGCGGCGTACGGGTGGACGATGCCCGCCGGGGTGTGGTGGTCCCGTGCTGATGCGGACCCACCCGCCGAGGTGCGTGCGGCCTCGAAGTTCGCGGTGATGGAGTGGATCGTTGATCCGCGTTGGCGGGGCCGAGGGGTCGGGGCGGGGCTGATGCGTAGGCTGCTTGCTGGTCGGGCGGAGGGGTACGCCACTCTGGCATCGAATCCTCGCTCGGATGCGCGTCAGGTGTATGCCCGTAACGGTTGGCGGCGGGTGGGTGGGTCGCGTCTCGAATGGGGGCCTGCCATGGATCTGTTGGTGCTGCCACTGGCCCACGGGCGACCCGCCCGGTAG